The segment TGTTTGCCTACTCTGTTAATTTAAGAACAGAATGTTGAAGTGAGAGTATTTGTGATGATAGGTTTGAAGTACATTGCAGCTCAAACATTGTGATGATACTATGTTgagtgttgtctttttgtttgtgtaTTTGAGGAATTGGATAACTATATACTTTTCATTCATTATGAGAATACTGAAATCAGAAATTATCATCTCCATAATCAcactttcctcttcattttcatatttatcaGTATTTCAGTGGCAGCCCTGTTGGCTGGATCGATGGATGGAGGGAATCACTCGGTGTCTGAGTTTGTGTTTCTGGGACTCACTCATTCATGGGGGATCCAGCTGCTCCTCCTGGTGTTCTCCTCTGTGCTCTATGTGGCAAGCATGGCTGGGAACATCCTCATTGTGTTTTCTGTGACTACTGATCCTCACTTATATTCTCCCATGTACTTCCTACTGGCCAGCCTCTCCTTCATTGACTTGGGAGCCTGCTCTGTCACTTCTCCCAAGATGATCTATGACCTTTTCAGAAAGCATAAAGTCATTTCTTTTGGAGGCTGCATTGCTCAGATCTTCTTCATCCATGTCATTGGTGGGGTGGAGATGGTGCTTCTCATAGCCATGGCCTTTGACAGATATGTTGCCATATGTAAGCCTCTCCATTATCTGAGCATCATGAGCCCGAGGATGTGCATTTTGTTTCTGGCTGCTGCCTGGGCCCTTGGTGTCAGCCACTCACTGTTCCAGCTAGCATTTATTGCTAATTTGCCTTTCTGTGGTCCGAATGTATTGGACAGCTTTTACTGTGATCTTCCTCGGCTCCTCAGACTGGCCTGTACAGATACTTACAGACTTCAGTTCATGGTCACTGTCAACAGTGGGTTTATCTGTGTTAGTTCCTTCTTTATACTCCTCATCTCCTATATGTTCATCCTGTTAACTGTTTGGAAGCGGTCCTCAGGTGGTTCATCCAAGGCCCTCTCCACTTTGTCAGCTCACATCACTGTggttattttgttctttggtcCAACCATGTTTATCTATACTTGGCCACACCCCAATTCCCAAATGGACAAGTTTCTTGCTCTTTCTGATGCTGTTCTCactccttttttaaatccagtcaTCTACACATTCAGGAACAAAGAGATGAAGGTAGCAATGAAGAGAGCTTTCAGACCATTCGTGATTTTTAAGAAGATTTCATAAATGATATTAAAAGGATTTTATCCTGATCATTATGTTGCCTGTATCTGGTATTATGAAATTAGCTCTTTCTAGTTCATTAGCTCTAAGTAGAGTGTTACTACACTCTATAAGACTGCTTCTCTTCCCTAAAGAGAATAAACATTTAGACAAATAAAACCTTAAttcaaaatttatgtttatttatatggGATTACACACATATGTTCTAATTATAATCATTTCTTTCTAGCTAGTTTgtttacttctcttttctttcaagattttaaaCTGATAATTGTTTCAATTTGTCCATATATTTACTTATAATCTACATCTTGAAGTAACCAAGATGCTAATTATTCCATTGAAAATCTCCACATTTACCAAGAATGGGTCTTTTTCTCATTCCTTTGGTGAGTTGGATAATCCTCACATGTCATCCAAGTCCTTCAGGTTTATTATATCAATTATCTCTTTGTAATTTTCAGGATATAGATATCTTCTTCAGCAGGAAAATTTTCTG is part of the Bubalus bubalis isolate 160015118507 breed Murrah chromosome 11, NDDB_SH_1, whole genome shotgun sequence genome and harbors:
- the LOC102398061 gene encoding olfactory receptor 4F3/4F16/4F29-like, yielding MDGGNHSVSEFVFLGLTHSWGIQLLLLVFSSVLYVASMAGNILIVFSVTTDPHLYSPMYFLLASLSFIDLGACSVTSPKMIYDLFRKHKVISFGGCIAQIFFIHVIGGVEMVLLIAMAFDRYVAICKPLHYLSIMSPRMCILFLAAAWALGVSHSLFQLAFIANLPFCGPNVLDSFYCDLPRLLRLACTDTYRLQFMVTVNSGFICVSSFFILLISYMFILLTVWKRSSGGSSKALSTLSAHITVVILFFGPTMFIYTWPHPNSQMDKFLALSDAVLTPFLNPVIYTFRNKEMKVAMKRAFRPFVIFKKIS